From Oryza sativa Japonica Group chromosome 4, ASM3414082v1, one genomic window encodes:
- the LOC136356324 gene encoding protein MAIN-LIKE 1-like: MSALVDRWRPETHTFHLTVGEMVPTLQDVSYLLGLPIAGPAVGPTMVNAGWADDLLASFGGVLPVALEDLTDGHGPTKSWLNQFRQDVFPDDQEEWIVQRHLVAYLLWLFGWVMFTGTHADSVDKHFIHFAEQIAELPIAEIPQYSWGSAVLAATYAGLCDACVRNSKQSSLPGCPLLLMLWAHERFDIGRPQLDSYANYGLREMYRSGVDDIDDRPTMGSLWTHRESQWVSGTTRRVYTQFVADFDQLTPDRVRWTPYTQHDVNDRAPHGLADLCTRDMQLWRTTCHLVVDVHVEPHNVHRVLKQLGMYQDFPPRDGRPLADSLHRLVHITVV; encoded by the exons ATGAGTGCTCTTGTCGATAGATGGAGGCCTGAGACCCACACTTTCCACCTCACAGTTGGAGAGATGGTGCCCACTCTGCAGGATGTGTCTTATTTGTTGGGGCTGCCGATAGCTGGGCCAGCAGTTGGCCCAACAATGGTGAATGCTGGATGGGCGGATGACCTTCTGGCCAGTTTTGGTGGTGTGCTGCCTGTTGCACTGGAGGATCTCACAGATGGGCACGGGCCTACGAAAAGTTGGTTGAATCAGTTTCGACAGGATGTCTTCCCTGATGACCAGGAGGAGTGGATCGTGCAGCGGCACTTAGTCgcttacctgttgtggttgtttggATGGGTGATGTTCACGGGAACTCACGCTGACTCCGTGGACAAGCACTTCATCCACTTTGCGGAGCAGATTGCAGAGTTACCTATCGCGGAGATTCCACAGTACAGTTGGGGGTCGGCGGTACTTGCGGCGACATATGCCGGACTGTGTGATGCTTGCGTGAGGAACAGCAAGCAAAGTTCACTCCCTGGATGCCCGTTGCTACTTATGTTGTGGGCGCACGAGCGCTTCGACATTGGGAGGCCTCAGCTTGACTCGTACGCAAACTACGGTTTGCGAGAGATGTACAGGTCTGGTGTTGATGACATCGACGATCGTCCCACTATGGGATCCTTGTGGACACACCGTGAg TCGCAGTGGGTTAGCGGGACGACACGTCGTGTCTACACTCAGTTTGTAGCTGACTTTGATCAGCTTACGCCTGACCGTGTTCGGTGGACTCCCTACACTCAGCACGATGTCAATGATCGTGCACCGCACGGTCTCGCGGATCTTTGCACGCGAGATATGCAACTCTGGAGGACGACTTGTCACCTCGTGGTGGACGTGCACGTCGAGCCACACAATGTCCACAGGGTTCTCAAACAGTTGGGCATGTATCAGGACTTCCCTCCGAGAGATGGTCGTCCTTTGGCTGATAGTCTTCATAGGTTAGTTCACATCACAGTTGTTTAA